In the genome of Deltaproteobacteria bacterium, one region contains:
- a CDS encoding nitrate reductase subunit alpha produces the protein MNESPKISWVRDDVDPQSRTWEEFYRNRWQYDKLVRSTHGVNCTGGCSWMIHVKDGIVTWEMQALDYPSLESTLPPYEPRGCQRGISASWYQYSPLRVKYPYIRGALLDLWKTARAEHEDPVDAWKSIQENPEARARYQRARGKGGFRRATWDVVLEIIAAANLHTIKTYGPDRIAGFSPIPAMSMVSYAAGARMLQLLGGISLSFYDWYCDLPPASPETWGDQTDVQESADWFNAKMLAVMGSNLNMTRTPDCHFAAEARHNGTKMYVLSPDFSQVAKYADDWIPVNAGQDGAWWMAVNHVILKEYHHEKRVPYFLDYQKRFTDSPFLVELSGEDGIYKCGQLLRANRLDKYSTVENGDWKFLFWDETTGAPKMPMGSVGDRWGKEKGKWNMLLKDGLDGTPIDPMLSFLDGDDGVVQVRLDDFGEGRDIHRGVPVKRLKTTDGGTVVVTTVYDLLMAQFGVDRGLGGDYPAGYDEENAPYTPAWSEKYTGMDRQTLLKFAREWASTAMHTNGKCTVIIGAGVNHWYHANLTYRSAIQALILCGCVGVNGGGLAHYVGQEKLAPGEPWAAIAFGKDWYGPSRLQNAPSWHYVNTDQWRYEKDFTDYQTVPRKQEPGSLAQGHTMDVQVKAVRNGWLPFYPQFNRSSLDLVREAEEAGCGTSEEVIRSVVDQLKTRKLRFSVEDPDAAENWPRVWYIWRGNALMASAKGHEYFLNHYLGTHHNDIAKEMAKDSVKEVVWHEKAPQGKMDLVVDLNFRMDTSALYSDVVLPAATWYEKADLNTTDMHSFIHPLSAAVAPCWESKSDWDIFKAIAKKISEMAPNHFPDPVKDLVATPLAHDSAAEIAQPQIRDWAHGEIEPIPGKTMPNLTIVERDYKNLYNQYISFGPLARANGLGAHGTKYPIPDFYDELANSPHSVTWGEKRYPSLETDVNVCDTILSLATVTNGELSYRSYKNMEEKTGLPLVHLVEKDRGVRINYSELQGRPMRLINSPMWSGLMTNGRAYSPFTYNKETLVPWRTLTGRQHLYLDHPGYIQFGEHLPTFKPKPTPVQYGDLQVDTAVGPTKMLNFLTPHGKWHIHSTFGDNQRMTTLSRGCDPLWINDKDAAELGLKDNDWVEVHNDHGVLCTRAVVSARIPRGVCIVYHSPERTLGVPKSPLRGNRRAGGHNSLTRTRLKPLLMVGGYGQFTYDFNYWGPVGCNRDTHVLVRKLPELIW, from the coding sequence ATGAACGAATCTCCGAAGATCTCATGGGTTCGGGACGACGTAGACCCACAGTCGAGGACGTGGGAAGAGTTTTACAGGAACCGCTGGCAGTACGACAAGCTCGTGCGCAGCACCCATGGCGTGAACTGCACCGGAGGCTGCTCGTGGATGATCCACGTCAAGGACGGGATCGTGACCTGGGAGATGCAGGCGCTCGATTATCCGTCGCTCGAGTCGACGCTGCCTCCGTATGAGCCGCGCGGGTGCCAGAGGGGCATTTCCGCGTCATGGTACCAGTACAGCCCGCTCCGCGTGAAGTACCCGTACATCAGGGGTGCGCTGCTCGACCTCTGGAAGACGGCGCGTGCCGAGCACGAGGATCCGGTCGACGCGTGGAAATCCATCCAGGAGAACCCGGAAGCGCGCGCACGCTATCAGCGCGCGCGCGGCAAGGGGGGTTTCCGGCGCGCGACCTGGGACGTGGTGCTCGAGATCATCGCGGCCGCGAACCTGCACACGATCAAGACATACGGCCCCGATCGCATCGCCGGGTTCTCCCCGATCCCGGCGATGTCGATGGTGAGCTATGCCGCCGGTGCGCGGATGCTCCAGCTTCTCGGGGGTATCTCGCTCTCCTTCTACGACTGGTACTGCGACCTGCCGCCAGCCTCGCCCGAGACCTGGGGTGATCAGACGGATGTGCAGGAATCCGCCGACTGGTTCAACGCGAAAATGCTCGCCGTCATGGGTTCGAACCTGAACATGACCCGCACGCCGGACTGCCACTTCGCCGCCGAAGCACGTCACAACGGCACGAAGATGTACGTGCTGTCCCCTGACTTCAGCCAGGTCGCAAAGTACGCCGACGACTGGATTCCGGTCAACGCGGGGCAGGACGGCGCCTGGTGGATGGCCGTCAACCACGTTATCCTCAAGGAATACCACCACGAGAAAAGGGTCCCGTACTTCCTCGACTACCAGAAGCGTTTCACGGACTCGCCGTTCCTGGTCGAACTCTCCGGGGAAGATGGCATATACAAGTGCGGCCAGCTGCTCCGCGCCAACCGCCTCGACAAGTACTCCACGGTCGAAAACGGCGACTGGAAATTCCTTTTCTGGGATGAGACCACCGGCGCACCGAAGATGCCGATGGGAAGCGTCGGCGACCGTTGGGGCAAGGAAAAGGGCAAATGGAACATGCTCCTGAAGGACGGGCTTGACGGCACTCCCATCGATCCCATGCTCTCCTTCCTCGACGGAGACGACGGGGTCGTGCAGGTGCGGCTGGATGACTTCGGCGAGGGCCGCGACATCCATCGCGGCGTGCCCGTGAAGCGCCTCAAGACGACCGACGGCGGGACGGTCGTCGTGACCACCGTCTACGACCTGCTGATGGCGCAGTTCGGCGTCGATCGCGGGCTCGGCGGAGACTACCCGGCCGGCTACGACGAGGAGAACGCGCCGTACACGCCGGCGTGGTCCGAGAAGTACACGGGCATGGACCGGCAGACCCTGCTCAAGTTCGCCCGCGAGTGGGCGTCGACCGCCATGCACACCAACGGGAAGTGCACGGTCATCATCGGCGCCGGCGTCAATCACTGGTATCACGCGAACCTGACCTACCGGTCCGCGATCCAGGCGTTGATCCTCTGCGGGTGCGTCGGAGTCAACGGCGGCGGGCTGGCGCACTACGTCGGTCAGGAAAAGCTGGCGCCGGGTGAACCGTGGGCGGCGATCGCCTTCGGCAAGGACTGGTACGGCCCGTCGCGGCTGCAGAACGCGCCGAGCTGGCACTACGTCAACACCGATCAGTGGCGATACGAGAAGGATTTCACCGATTACCAAACGGTCCCGCGGAAGCAGGAGCCGGGATCGCTCGCCCAGGGCCACACGATGGACGTGCAGGTCAAGGCCGTCCGCAACGGCTGGCTCCCGTTCTATCCGCAATTCAACCGGAGCAGCCTCGATCTGGTGAGGGAGGCCGAAGAAGCGGGCTGCGGGACCAGCGAAGAGGTGATCCGGTCCGTCGTCGATCAGCTCAAGACGCGAAAGCTCCGCTTCTCGGTCGAAGATCCGGATGCCGCGGAGAACTGGCCGCGCGTCTGGTACATCTGGCGAGGGAACGCCCTGATGGCCAGCGCCAAGGGCCACGAGTACTTCCTGAACCACTACCTCGGTACGCACCACAACGACATCGCAAAGGAGATGGCGAAGGATTCGGTCAAGGAGGTCGTGTGGCACGAAAAAGCGCCGCAGGGGAAGATGGATCTCGTCGTGGATCTCAACTTCCGCATGGACACCTCGGCCCTCTACTCCGACGTCGTCCTGCCCGCGGCCACCTGGTACGAGAAGGCCGATCTCAACACGACCGACATGCACAGCTTCATCCACCCGCTGTCGGCGGCGGTTGCGCCCTGCTGGGAATCGAAGAGCGACTGGGACATCTTCAAGGCGATCGCGAAGAAGATCTCCGAGATGGCTCCGAACCACTTCCCCGATCCGGTGAAGGACCTCGTCGCCACACCGCTCGCACACGACTCGGCCGCCGAGATCGCCCAGCCGCAGATCAGGGACTGGGCCCATGGCGAAATCGAACCGATCCCGGGCAAGACGATGCCGAACCTTACCATCGTCGAGCGCGACTACAAGAACCTTTACAACCAGTACATCTCCTTCGGACCGCTGGCGCGCGCCAACGGCCTCGGGGCGCACGGCACGAAGTACCCCATTCCCGACTTCTATGACGAGCTGGCGAACAGCCCCCACTCCGTGACGTGGGGCGAGAAGAGATATCCGTCGCTCGAAACCGACGTGAACGTCTGCGACACGATCCTCTCCCTGGCCACGGTCACCAATGGTGAGCTCTCCTACCGTTCGTACAAAAACATGGAGGAGAAGACCGGCCTGCCGCTCGTTCACCTGGTCGAGAAGGACCGCGGCGTGCGCATCAACTACAGCGAGCTGCAGGGCCGTCCGATGAGGCTCATCAACAGCCCGATGTGGTCGGGCTTGATGACCAACGGGCGCGCCTACTCTCCGTTCACGTACAACAAGGAGACGCTGGTCCCGTGGCGGACCCTCACCGGACGCCAGCACCTCTATCTCGATCACCCGGGCTACATCCAGTTCGGCGAGCATCTTCCGACGTTCAAGCCGAAACCGACGCCGGTCCAGTACGGAGATCTGCAGGTGGATACGGCCGTGGGCCCGACGAAGATGCTCAACTTCCTCACCCCCCACGGCAAGTGGCACATCCACTCCACCTTCGGCGACAACCAGCGCATGACGACCCTGTCGCGCGGCTGCGACCCGCTCTGGATCAACGACAAGGATGCGGCGGAACTCGGTTTGAAGGACAACGACTGGGTCGAAGTCCACAACGACCACGGCGTGCTGTGCACGCGCGCCGTGGTCAGCGCGCGGATTCCGCGCGGCGTGTGCATCGTGTACCACTCGCCCGAGCGCACCCTGGGGGTGCCGAAATCGCCGCTGCGGGGCAACCGCAGGGCGGGTGGGCACAACAGCCTGACCCGCACGCGGCTCAAGCCACTCCTCATGGTCGGCGGATACGGGCAGTTCACGTACGATTTCAATTACTGGGGCCCGGTCGGGTGCAACCGCGACACCCACGTGCTCGTCCGGAAGCTCCCCGAGTTGATCTGGTAG
- a CDS encoding cytochrome c: MRRGGSGFSWPAAFFAFVFLFFVSADGQAEDAAAFFKQNCAGCHTIGGGRLVGPDLKNVTQRQPDRKWLVDFIRDPDAKLNGGDPYAAKLLNEARGVRMPQIPGIDTTLAGQLLAFIEAESGSPDPGAKGAQVSDRPFTAQDIALGRAIFVGETRLVNGGPHCISCHSIVGVEGLGGGRLAPDLTKVFERLGGRKGLGPWLEAPPTATMAPAFKKYPLKRDEEILPLLAFFEHAARQGGVADTSTSTFNFLLIGLGGTVVLLILFDLLWLKRFRAVRKPMILGLDARGQK, encoded by the coding sequence ATGAGGCGTGGCGGGAGCGGTTTTTCATGGCCGGCGGCATTCTTCGCATTCGTCTTCCTCTTTTTCGTTTCGGCGGACGGCCAGGCCGAGGATGCGGCCGCCTTCTTCAAGCAGAACTGCGCGGGTTGCCATACGATCGGCGGGGGCCGGCTGGTGGGCCCCGATCTGAAGAACGTCACCCAGCGCCAGCCGGATCGGAAATGGCTGGTCGACTTCATCCGCGATCCCGACGCCAAGCTCAACGGAGGCGATCCGTACGCGGCGAAGCTGTTGAACGAGGCTCGCGGGGTGCGTATGCCGCAGATCCCCGGAATCGACACGACCCTCGCCGGTCAGCTTCTGGCATTCATCGAGGCCGAGTCCGGGTCGCCGGACCCGGGCGCCAAGGGGGCACAGGTCAGCGACAGGCCGTTCACGGCGCAGGACATCGCGCTCGGGCGGGCGATTTTCGTGGGCGAGACGCGCCTGGTCAACGGTGGTCCGCATTGCATTTCGTGCCACAGTATCGTCGGTGTGGAAGGGCTTGGGGGAGGCCGGCTGGCGCCCGATCTGACGAAGGTTTTCGAGCGGCTCGGCGGGCGGAAAGGGCTCGGTCCGTGGCTCGAGGCTCCGCCCACGGCCACGATGGCGCCGGCATTCAAAAAGTACCCTTTGAAGAGGGACGAGGAGATCCTTCCCCTCCTGGCGTTCTTCGAGCACGCGGCACGGCAGGGCGGCGTGGCGGACACGTCCACGTCGACATTCAACTTCCTTCTCATCGGCCTCGGTGGGACGGTCGTGCTCCTGATCCTGTTCGACCTCCTCTGGTTGAAGCGTTTCAGAGCCGTCCGCAAACCCATGATTCTCGGGCTTGACGCAAGAGGACAAAAATGA
- a CDS encoding Rrf2 family transcriptional regulator: MLTQTSESAIRGLVYLAQHGGAGPVSPRHIAIRLGLSPSYTAKVVRLLVRANILRAHKGSLGGVNLNRPPSAITMLSVVEACQGRVVGDYCREDCDPRLTCAYHRFAADLHETVVGVLSRWTLVDILGKPEPAAELRGRTDCKMMGRPRTDRWEVEESGRFMRKS, encoded by the coding sequence ATGTTGACCCAGACATCGGAATCGGCGATCCGGGGGCTGGTCTACCTGGCGCAGCACGGAGGCGCAGGTCCCGTTTCTCCGCGGCATATCGCGATCCGGCTGGGGCTGTCTCCGAGCTATACCGCCAAGGTCGTCCGCCTTCTCGTGAGGGCGAACATCCTGAGGGCGCACAAGGGGTCGCTCGGGGGCGTGAACCTGAACCGGCCGCCATCCGCCATCACGATGCTCTCGGTGGTCGAAGCCTGCCAGGGACGGGTGGTCGGGGATTACTGCCGGGAGGATTGCGATCCGCGGCTGACATGCGCATACCACCGCTTCGCGGCCGATCTTCACGAGACGGTCGTCGGCGTCCTGTCCCGATGGACGCTGGTCGACATCCTGGGGAAGCCTGAACCGGCGGCCGAACTCCGCGGGCGGACCGACTGCAAGATGATGGGCCGGCCCCGCACGGATCGGTGGGAGGTGGAAGAATCGGGCCGGTTCATGAGAAAGAGTTGA
- a CDS encoding cytochrome c, protein MNPLALPPALSPDTFLLLQYLLTAALLLYLPFLGIVIAGSSASLVLNFFGRGEAGGGPDYEAYARTVGTSLALTGALALPALVVLYLITLPATGLSTEVFAMALTVPILALVVFVLLYLLPGKEGGRPGVRESALFVLMFLAVLLCNQAAVGNAAQGLSAPPGPLAAEAVSKKGKAAKPAGADAAVLEKGKKVFDTVCSACHRFDSKVVGPPLNEVVPKYKGNVEKLKKFIRNPVKVNSALPAMPKPAIKEDEVDAVSRYLLTKVKGGK, encoded by the coding sequence ATGAACCCTCTGGCCCTCCCCCCCGCCCTGTCGCCGGACACGTTTCTCCTTCTTCAGTATCTTCTCACTGCCGCCCTGCTCCTCTACCTCCCATTCCTCGGGATCGTCATCGCCGGATCGTCCGCATCCCTCGTCCTGAACTTCTTCGGGCGGGGAGAGGCGGGCGGGGGCCCCGATTACGAGGCGTACGCCCGGACCGTCGGTACGTCCCTCGCCTTGACCGGCGCCCTGGCGCTTCCGGCCCTCGTCGTGCTGTACCTGATCACCCTCCCCGCTACGGGGTTATCCACGGAGGTATTCGCCATGGCTCTGACGGTCCCGATCCTCGCTCTGGTCGTCTTCGTTCTCCTTTACCTTCTCCCCGGAAAGGAGGGGGGCCGGCCGGGGGTTCGCGAGTCGGCCCTGTTCGTGCTGATGTTTCTCGCCGTGCTGCTTTGCAACCAGGCGGCCGTCGGAAACGCCGCCCAGGGGCTGTCCGCTCCCCCGGGACCGCTGGCGGCCGAGGCCGTTTCCAAGAAAGGCAAGGCGGCGAAACCCGCAGGGGCGGACGCGGCGGTACTGGAAAAGGGGAAGAAAGTGTTCGACACCGTCTGCTCGGCCTGCCACCGCTTCGACAGCAAGGTCGTCGGCCCCCCGCTGAACGAGGTCGTGCCGAAGTACAAGGGAAACGTAGAAAAGCTGAAAAAGTTCATCCGGAACCCGGTCAAGGTGAACTCCGCCCTCCCGGCGATGCCGAAGCCGGCCATCAAGGAAGACGAGGTCGACGCCGTCTCCCGGTACCTGCTGACGAAGGTCAAGGGCGGCAAGTAG
- a CDS encoding cupin domain-containing protein: MHVGSWKDVEGKAVTEAGAGGVTIRVLMGDNVGAPNFTLRHFEVAPGGHTPFHAHLWEHEVFVLSGKGKVKRKDGETEVGPGSFVFIPPDEEHAFANAGRETFSFLCAIPATKVCMR; encoded by the coding sequence ATGCACGTGGGGAGCTGGAAGGACGTCGAGGGGAAGGCGGTCACGGAGGCGGGGGCGGGAGGCGTCACGATCCGTGTCCTGATGGGCGACAACGTCGGGGCCCCGAATTTCACCCTGCGGCATTTCGAGGTGGCCCCGGGTGGCCACACACCGTTCCACGCCCACCTTTGGGAACACGAGGTGTTCGTCCTGTCCGGGAAGGGGAAGGTGAAGCGCAAGGACGGCGAGACGGAAGTCGGGCCGGGGAGCTTCGTCTTCATCCCGCCCGACGAGGAGCACGCCTTCGCCAACGCGGGGCGCGAGACCTTCTCGTTCCTGTGCGCCATCCCGGCGACGAAGGTCTGCATGCGGTAA
- a CDS encoding DUF6306 domain-containing protein yields MTLIDRMQELLEAERAGVKCLDVMADRAVDMGKKELFSLFRNDEGKFCAGLFGLLQAHGAVPTQNVGAFADKVIALPTEAEQVALLIKGQAWVVRKIDEIPPEEMNAEEKVFFADMREVHVVNIEKCRKLAP; encoded by the coding sequence ATGACGCTGATCGACCGGATGCAGGAACTGCTGGAGGCGGAGCGCGCGGGGGTGAAATGCCTCGACGTGATGGCGGACCGCGCCGTGGACATGGGGAAGAAGGAGCTGTTCTCCCTCTTCCGGAACGACGAGGGGAAGTTCTGCGCCGGACTGTTCGGACTGCTCCAGGCCCACGGCGCCGTCCCCACGCAGAACGTCGGCGCGTTCGCGGACAAGGTGATCGCCCTGCCGACGGAGGCCGAACAGGTCGCGCTCCTCATCAAGGGGCAGGCGTGGGTCGTCCGCAAGATCGACGAGATCCCCCCCGAGGAGATGAACGCGGAGGAGAAGGTGTTCTTCGCCGACATGCGGGAAGTGCACGTGGTCAATATCGAGAAGTGCAGAAAGCTCGCCCCGTAG